A single genomic interval of Gossypium raimondii isolate GPD5lz chromosome 11, ASM2569854v1, whole genome shotgun sequence harbors:
- the LOC105803195 gene encoding hyoscyamine 6-dioxygenase: MELLSSWCYDGSLPESYVMPPERRPGNLVVPLEKSIPVIDLQCHDPKDTIQQILKASQDYGFFQVINHGVSEELMDETRNVAEEFHAMPGLDKERECGKDPNGSCKLYTSSYAYPREDFHYWRDAVTHPCRPLDERIQYWPEKPTRYREVVGTYSVEMWKLSCRILEFICEGLGLSVDYFSNDLTQVPKIMINYYPPCPAPSLTLGLSKHCDPTIITILLQGQINGLQVFKDGRWIGVQPLPHAFVVNIGYLLQIISNGKLKGAEHRVVTNSRYARTTICFFVYPRDESLIEPAKALVNASNPAIYKAFKFVDFVTAFVLNPDDTGEAVKELITLNP; this comes from the exons ATGGAACTTCTTTCGAGCTGGTGTTATGATGGATCTTTACCAGAAAGTTATGTGATGCCACCAGAGAGAAGACCCGGAAATCTCGTTGTTCCATTGGAAAAATCCATCCCCGTGATTGATCTTCAGTGTCATGATCCAAAAGATACCATTCAACAAATCCTGAAAGCTAGTCAAGATTACGGATTTTTCCAG GTAATCAATCATGGAGTTTCGGAGGAGTTAATGGATGAAACGAGGAATGTTGCAGAAGAATTCCATGCTATGCCTGGGTTGGACAAAGAAAGGGAATGCGGCAAGGACCCCAACGGAAGCTGCAAACTGTACACGAGCAGCTACGCTTATCCCAGGGAGGATTTTCACTATTGGAGGGATGCCGTGACGCACCCTTGTCGTCCTTTAGATGAACGCATTCAATATTGGCCTGAAAAACCAACTAGATACAG aGAAGTGGTTGGGACGTATTCGGTTGAAATGTGGAAGTTGAGTTGTAGGATCCTAGAGTTTATATGTGAAGGATTAGGGCTTAGCGTCGATTATTTCAGCAACGATCTCACTCAAGTTCCCAAAATCATGATTAATTATTACCCTCCATGCCCCGCACCTAGTTTAACACTGGGATTATCTAAACACTGCGATCCTACCATCATTACCATTCTTCTTCAAGGTCAAATAAATGGCCTCCAAGTCTTCAAAGATGGCCGATGGATTGGCGTCCAACCTCTTCCTCATGCCTTCGTCGTTAATATAGGCTACCTTTTACAG ATTATCAGCAACGGGAAACTAAAAGGAGCTGAACATCGAGTGGTGACGAACTCGAGATATGCTAGGACGACAATTTGTTTCTTCGTGTATCCAAGGGATGAGAGCCTCATAGAACCGGCTAAAGCTTTGGTTAATGCAAGCAATCCTGCAATTTACAAGGCCTTCAAATTTGTTGACTTCGTTACTGCTTTCGTACTCAACCCCGATGATACCGGTGAAGCTGTTAAGGAGCTCATAACCCTCAATCCTTAG
- the LOC105803194 gene encoding RING-H2 finger protein ATL16 isoform X2, producing the protein MAPDNSLRFQALSFIKYQQNLTYQPPLPTSDPAFPILTIVVLSIMGTAFLLVGYYIFVSKCCSSNWYQLNLLSRISLFRGRQEEDTFIALSPAMWNRGLDESVIREIPTFQFKREGDDETSVYGCVVCLNEFQQHDILRVLPKCSHAFHLDCIDIWLQSNANCPLCRTSISGDTRYQINQIIAPSSSPQDSLPYTDSLMGGDEDFVVIELGEDDGDALLPYRQQERDNSRESLMQLQPRGQSPRKVEQKPGKLKSRRRHHLSVMGDECIDVTQKDEDFSIQPIRRSFSLDSAVDRQLYQSVQAIVQQNRHPGGITTTEECSNRGRTSLFPFEHGTRPRNALRVAERDRGGKRGI; encoded by the exons ATGGCACCAGACAACAGCCTGAGATTTCAAGCTCTTTCCTTCATCAAATATCAGCAGAATCTAACTTACCAGCCTCCCTTGCCTACTTCAGACCCTGCATTTCCTATACTAACCATCGTTGTGCTAAGCATCATGGGTACAGCTTTCTTGCTAGTTGGCTATTATATTTTTGTGAGTAAATGTTGCAGCTCTAACTGGTACCAACTTAATCTGCTAAGCCGAATATCTTTATTTCGAGGTAGACAAGAGGAAGATACGTTCATTGCCTTGTCTCCAGCAATGTGGAATCGCGGTCTCGACGAGTCTGTCATTCGAGAAATTCCAACTTTTCAGTTCAAAAGAGAAGGCGATGATGAAACAAGTGTGTACGGTTGTGTGGTTTGTCTGAATGAGTTTCAACAGCATGACATCCTTAGAGTTCTTCCCAAATGCAGCCATGCTTTCCACTTGGATTGCATTGATATATGGCTCCAAAGCAACGCCAATTGTCCTCTTTGTAGAACAAGCATTTCAGGCGATACCCGCTATCAGATCAATCAAATCATTGCACCGAGCTCTTCACCTCAAGACTCACTGCCGTACACTGATAGCCTGATGGGTGGAGATGAGGACTTTGTAGTGATAGAACTTGGAGAAGACGATGGAGATGCTCTACTGCCGTATAGACAACAAGAAAGAGACAATTCGAGAGAGTCGTTGATGCAGCTTCAGCCTAGGGGTCAATCACCAAGAAAAGTGGAGCAGAAGCCTGGGAAACTAAAATCAAGAAGACGCCACCATCTCTCAGTTATGGGAGATGAGTGCATTGATGTTACACAGAAAGATGAAGACTTCTCAATTCAACCTATCAGGAGATCTTTCTCATTAGATTCTGCTGTAGACAGACAGCTTTACCAATCTGTTCAAGCCATTGTTCAACAAAACAGGCATCCTGGAGGGATTACCACTACTGAAGAATGCAGTAATAGAGGTCGTACATCTTTATTTCCATTTGAACATGGTACAAGACCCAGAAATGCG CTTAGAGTTGCAGAGAGAGACAGAGGAGGTAAGAGGGGCATTTAA
- the LOC105803194 gene encoding RING-H2 finger protein ATL16 isoform X1 — protein MMALPLKQGNMKSWDRSVRLRSYLLMAPDNSLRFQALSFIKYQQNLTYQPPLPTSDPAFPILTIVVLSIMGTAFLLVGYYIFVSKCCSSNWYQLNLLSRISLFRGRQEEDTFIALSPAMWNRGLDESVIREIPTFQFKREGDDETSVYGCVVCLNEFQQHDILRVLPKCSHAFHLDCIDIWLQSNANCPLCRTSISGDTRYQINQIIAPSSSPQDSLPYTDSLMGGDEDFVVIELGEDDGDALLPYRQQERDNSRESLMQLQPRGQSPRKVEQKPGKLKSRRRHHLSVMGDECIDVTQKDEDFSIQPIRRSFSLDSAVDRQLYQSVQAIVQQNRHPGGITTTEECSNRGRTSLFPFEHGTRPRNALRVAERDRGGKRGI, from the exons ATGATGGCGTTACCATTGAAACAAGGCAATATGAAATCTTGGGACAG GTCAGTGAGACTTCGATCATATTTGCTTATGGCACCAGACAACAGCCTGAGATTTCAAGCTCTTTCCTTCATCAAATATCAGCAGAATCTAACTTACCAGCCTCCCTTGCCTACTTCAGACCCTGCATTTCCTATACTAACCATCGTTGTGCTAAGCATCATGGGTACAGCTTTCTTGCTAGTTGGCTATTATATTTTTGTGAGTAAATGTTGCAGCTCTAACTGGTACCAACTTAATCTGCTAAGCCGAATATCTTTATTTCGAGGTAGACAAGAGGAAGATACGTTCATTGCCTTGTCTCCAGCAATGTGGAATCGCGGTCTCGACGAGTCTGTCATTCGAGAAATTCCAACTTTTCAGTTCAAAAGAGAAGGCGATGATGAAACAAGTGTGTACGGTTGTGTGGTTTGTCTGAATGAGTTTCAACAGCATGACATCCTTAGAGTTCTTCCCAAATGCAGCCATGCTTTCCACTTGGATTGCATTGATATATGGCTCCAAAGCAACGCCAATTGTCCTCTTTGTAGAACAAGCATTTCAGGCGATACCCGCTATCAGATCAATCAAATCATTGCACCGAGCTCTTCACCTCAAGACTCACTGCCGTACACTGATAGCCTGATGGGTGGAGATGAGGACTTTGTAGTGATAGAACTTGGAGAAGACGATGGAGATGCTCTACTGCCGTATAGACAACAAGAAAGAGACAATTCGAGAGAGTCGTTGATGCAGCTTCAGCCTAGGGGTCAATCACCAAGAAAAGTGGAGCAGAAGCCTGGGAAACTAAAATCAAGAAGACGCCACCATCTCTCAGTTATGGGAGATGAGTGCATTGATGTTACACAGAAAGATGAAGACTTCTCAATTCAACCTATCAGGAGATCTTTCTCATTAGATTCTGCTGTAGACAGACAGCTTTACCAATCTGTTCAAGCCATTGTTCAACAAAACAGGCATCCTGGAGGGATTACCACTACTGAAGAATGCAGTAATAGAGGTCGTACATCTTTATTTCCATTTGAACATGGTACAAGACCCAGAAATGCG CTTAGAGTTGCAGAGAGAGACAGAGGAGGTAAGAGGGGCATTTAA